A genomic segment from Spinacia oleracea cultivar Varoflay chromosome 3, BTI_SOV_V1, whole genome shotgun sequence encodes:
- the LOC110792655 gene encoding pentatricopeptide repeat-containing protein At4g39620, chloroplastic, whose amino-acid sequence MSPNAVIGILQNPINPNYLTHFSLSSSSPYSQIASYPFVVLQKSSIKLKSSLKISCNSSRSHKRSVSKSDNSEAYELVRVILRNFSDKEPLLSTLNKYVKLLRTEHCFMLFEELGKSDNWLQCLEVFRWMQKQRWYIADNGIYSKLISVMGRKGQTRMAMWLFSEMRNSGCRPDTSVYNALITAHLHSRDKSKALEKGLGYFNKMKGMERCKPSIVTYNILLRAFAQARNVNQVNALFKDLEESIVSPDIFTFNGVMDAYGKNGMIREMEDVLSRMKSNQCKPDIITFNLLIDAYGKRQEFEKMEQVFKSLLRSKERPTLPTFNSMIVNYGKARLREKAESIFHNITSMGYTPNYITYESVIVMYGLCDYVSRARETFDGIIASKKELKVSTLNAMLDVYCLNSLPMEADMLLDSARDYGVHPNSSTYKLLYKAYTKANMKDLLQKLLKCMDQDGIVPNKRFFLEALGAFGSSTTTKKPASRSTDKRKNTDAHNQQAAGKT is encoded by the exons ATGTCCCCAAATGCTGTAATTGGGATTCTTCAAAACCCTATAAATCCAAATTATTTGACCcatttctctctttcttcttcttcacccTACTCTCAAATTGCTTCATACCCATTTGTTGTATTGCAAAAATcttcaataaaattaaaatccagcCTCAAAATTAGCTGTAATTCGTCCAGGTCCCACAAAAGATCTGTTTCAAAGAGTGATAATTCCGAGGCATATGAACTTGTTCGTGTAATTTTGAGGAATTTCAGTGATAAAGAGCCCTTGTTATCAACTTTGAACAAATATGTTAAACTTTTGAGGACGGAGCATTGTTTTATGCTCTTTGAAGAACTGGGTAAAAGTGATAATTGGCTTCAATGTCTCGAG GTTTTTAGATGGATGCAGAAACAAAGGTGGTATATTGCAGACAATGGTATATATTCAAAATTGATTTCGGTTATGGGGAGGAAAGGTCAAACTAGGATGGCAATGTGGCTTTTCTCAGAGATGCGTAACAGTGGATGTCGGCCTGACACCTCTGTTTACAACGCTCTCATAACAGCACATCTACACTCTCGTGACAAGTCTAAGGCCTTGGAAAAAGGTCTCGGATATTTCAATAAGATGAAGGGGATGGAGCGCTGTAAGCCAAGTATCGTGACATACAATATTCTCTTAAGAGCCTTTGCACAAGCACGGAATGTTAATCAAGTTAATGCACTGTTTAAGGATCTTGAAGAGAGCATAGTTTCACCTGATATTTTCACATTCAATGGTGTGATGGATGCATATGGGAAAAATGGGATGATCAGAGAAATGGAAGATGTTTTGTCTCGCATGAAAAGCAATCAATGTAAGCCTGATATAATCACTTTTAATCTGCTGATTGATGCCTATGGAAAGAGACAAGAATTTGAGAAGATGGAGCAAGTTTTCAAGAGCTTGTTACGTTCTAAGGAGAGGCCAACACTTCCCACATTTAATTCAATGATTGTCAACTATGGGAAGGCACGGCTTCGAGAGAAAGCGGAGAGCATTTTCCATAATATAACCAGTATGGGATACACCCCTAATTATATTACATATGAGAGTGTCATTGTGATGTATGGATTATGTGACTATGTTTCGAGAGCAAGGGAAACATTTGATGGGATCATTGCATCTAAGAAGGAGTTGAAAGTGTCAACACTGAATGCTATGTTAGATGTTTACTGCTTGAATAGCTTACCAATGGAGGCAGACATGCTCCTGGACAGTGCACGAGATTATGGTGTCCACCCGAATTCTTCGACTTATAAGCTTCTTTACAAAGCTTACACTAAGGCAAACATGAAAGATCTTTTACAGAAGTTGTTAAAGTGTATGGATCAAGATGGTATAGTTCCTAATAAGAGGTTTTTTTTAGAAGCACTAGGAGCATTTGGGTCATCAACAACTACTAAAAAACCTGCTTCTAGAAGTACAGATAAGAGGAAAAATACAGATGCGCATAACCAACAGGCAGCTGGGAAGACATAA